DNA sequence from the Candidatus Cloacimonadota bacterium genome:
ATGAATATAATGCGCTTGAAAAAGAGTGGTGAAATACATCCGCTTATCAAAAAGAACCAACATCTACTTATCCTGAAAGGATTAAATATTAATAACCAGAGATGGAATCTCTGGAAAAGAGATGACCGAACTGATCCAATCCTGAAAGGATTGAATAAAAAAACTTTCCTCTCAATTATGAACTTGTTACCGATATTCAACTCTTTCAGAGTTGTTTTTTTCCTGAAATCGCAATCCACAAGATTTTCTTGTGGTTATTAATATTAAACTCTTTCAGAGTTCTATTTTGAAATTATTCGATTTTTAGTTTTCAGATAAATACACTAAAAATACATTATCATTGCCATCTATCCCTTCAAACCATAAAGTATCTTGATCTCATCCGCCCAGATATCACTATTTGGAGTTTCCAAAATTAGAGGTATTTCCTCGAATCTATCATCATTCATAATAAATCGGAAAGTTTCGATACCGATAAAACCTTTGCCGATACTTTCGTGTCTATCGACTCGTGTTCCCAGTTCTTTTTTGGAATCGTTCAGATGCATGCCTTTCAGATAATTAAAACCTACGATTTTATCGAATTCCTCGAATGTATCTTCATAAGTTTTTCTAGTTCTAAAATCATATCCGGAGACAAATAAATGACAGGTGTCGATGCAAACTCCGATCCTATCTTTATTTTCGATTCGAGAAATTATGTAAGCAAGATGATCGAATTTATAACCTATATTACTTCCCTGACCTGCTGTATTTTCAATAACAGGGATCACAAAAGAAGTTTTAGCGATGGATATATTTATTGATTCTGCAATTAGATCAAGACTTTCCTGTTCGGATATCTGTCGTAAATGGCTTCCCGGATGGAAATTCAAATATTTCAAACCAAGTTGTTCACATCTCTGCATTTCATCCAGGAAAGCAGTTCTTGACTTTTCGAGTTTTTCCCTTTCCGGATGTCCGAGATTTATTAGATAGCCATCGTGCGGTAAAATATTTTCCGGTTTATATCCGAACTTTTTACAATTCTCTTTGAATTCATCTATATTTTTGTCGGTAAAAGGTTTTGCTTTCCATTGCTTCTGGTTCTTGATGAAAAGAGCAAACGCTTTCGCACCGATTTTTTCCGCATTTAGAGGAGCATTCTCAACTCCTCCGGCAATACTGACATGTGCTCCAATGCATTTCATAGATTATTTTCTCATAAATAAAAAAAACCAGCAGGCATCCCAATATTTAGTTTAATTTAGCAATTTCAGCAGAGGTCTGTTTCGGACCTTCAGGGGCTTACCTGCTGGCTGTTAAAAATGTTTTTTGGCAAAGGCTCTTCCGGAATGACTTTTCAAATATTTCTCGAAATCCATAGCTTTTTCTTTGGAATCAAAAGAAATTGCAGTATTAATTTTCCATGGTTTGAATTTTGAAGTATGAGGACATTGTCCTGAATTGTGTTTTTCTAAACGGGAAAGCAAATCCTCTGTGAAGCCTGTATAGTGTCTATCAGGAAAGTTTATGCTTTGCAGAATATATACATAAAAGAATTTCATTAGTTAAAGCATACGCTTAATAAGCAAATTTTTATGATTTATTGAATTCATTTCTTTGCGATGTGCTCTTTCCCATTTTTTTGATTAAGTTTTTTATCCTTTATTAGTTTTTCTTCTAAAAAATACAAAATCTTCTTCAGTTTGAAATCAATTTCACAATTAAATTGCTGTGATCCTTTTAGTAATTCTTTTAATTCTTTATCCGGAAGTCCGGTAACAGCAATTAATCCAAATATCCCAATTATTAAACTAATAAAAAACCAGGTTGCTCCGCTGTAACCTTTTTATGTTGAAATGAAACTTGATAAGCAAGCACAAATTAATCCATGACTTAACCATATAATTAGTATATCAAATAATTCCATAATACTGTTCCTGTTAGTAATTTGAATATTAAATCTTCAATCTAATTGGCGTGCCAAGGCGTAGTTTGAGCAAAATATGAGTTTAATCTTTAGCTGGTTGTCCGGCTTCGTTGCACTACGCCGTGACAGTCTTCGTTTTCGCTCTGCTCAAACGAAGACTGGAGGTGGCGGGAATCGAACCCGCGTCCAGAAATAAGTCAAAAGCCGAATCTACATGTTTAGCTGTTTTTGATCTCGCTTTCTACAGGAAGAACAGTCAAACCGGACAGAAAGCCAGCCTATAAGTTTTCGAACGACATTATAGACATCTGCCGTTTATAGCTGTTATAAATGGCATTCTTTTGCAGTCCTAACAGCGAAACAGGCAAAGAATGTGGTTACTTATTACGCAGCCAATGCGTAATCGTAATCTGCGATTAAATTTAGTTATCACCGTTTTAACGAGCAGGTAATCTCCTCGACATGCATCGACGATCCCCTTTATCCCTGTCGAAACCTGGTCACCCCCTTTATGCGTCTGAAAAAGGACTAATTACAATTTAATTTATAATGGTTTTATGTCAAAGGAAATGTTTATTTTATTCGTAAACCGCAGCTTCATTGGATGGAATACTCAGATTATCTCCTCTTTTTGCTCTGACTCTATAAACAATCATAACACCTGGAGTTTGCCCTTTGTGAATATATTTCGTATCTGTTACAACATCGACCATTTGGAAACCGTTAGTATCTCCGATAAGTGCTTCAATAACATACATAACACCGGGTTTATTTTCACCGGCTTTCCATTTCAGTTTAGAATATCCTTTAGTATCTTACTTCTAATATTCGTGTTTTTTTAGCAAAACATTTGTATTTGTATTTTTGAACTTTGCGACTTTGCGTCTTTGCGGTGAGTCCTTTTTGGTTCTGGCTTGTCCAGGTCAGGAGAAGCATGTACAACTAAATCCGCCGGTTGTTCCGGATTAACGATAGAACGCACTTTATCCCTCACCGGCAAGCCCATACTTTCCAAAATACCAGCAGTAACATCAGGATTCGACTGAATTATCCGGGAAATCATTCGAATATATTTCTCCAGGTCATTCCGGGCTGTATTTTTAGCTGCAGTTGCTGCTTGTTGTTGGTCTTTAGCTCTCATAAGATTAGAATGAGATTCTGCAAATAATGCTGTTTTTTCCTCTAATCGTTGTACTTTATCCGCGCTTAAACCTATAAAGTCTGCAGTTCCTTAATTCTATGGGATAATCTGGATGAAAAACTCTTAAATGAAAGATCAGAATGGGGAATATAGTTCCTTTTCGACATTTGCTCATCCTTATAATAGATTTTTCATCTCAGAAAACCATTAAATCACAATTATTTTTTATTCAACTCTTTCAGAGTTGTTTTCTCTCTGTGAACATTTACCGGAAGTTTCACCTCCGGCTATATGTATTAAACTCTTGCAGAGTTATACTGTAGAATATTTTTTTATTCCTGATAACATCCCTTATCAGTGGTAACTAAAGGGGATTCCTATTCACTTTCGAAGATCTTTTCGAAATCCATTAAGTTGGAAGCATTTATATGATAAAATTCCCCTCTGCATTTCTTCACTTTATAGTAATAAGAATGCCCGTCATAACTCGTATCGAAAAAGATGATATCGGAATTTGCGATCTTATCGAAATTACGGAGGGTTTTATCCGCTTCGATGAATTCTATCTCGTTATCCGGCAGGTATTGGATGATCTTTTTCCTGTTATCACTCGTCCATCTTCCTCCCAGCACCACAATATTCGTATATTCAGGCTTGTCTTTCTGCTTCTGAACCGTTTTTTCTTTGATATCGATGTTCTCGGAGAGTTCTTCATTGAGTCTTTTCTCTTCTTCATAGATAGCAACTTGTTCTTCCAGTTTCTCGATGCTGGATAAAAGGTAGTTGACATATATCATAACATCGTTAACACTTTTTGGAGACGATTTATTTGATTTGAAAACAGTCCGAATGACCTTTGAGAACTGTTTTAAAATCAAATAAATCATATAGTTAGAGTAATTAATGACAAGTTCGTATTGCCAAAAAAGAACCAGAATAATGCACGAAAAAAGTGTAAACGATGTGGTGATATTTATTAATTATATTATAAGAAATATCAGACCAATTTAAATCTTTATACATTGGAAATTCTTTGATCAGGTCTTCAAGTTTGAATACATCTCTTACAATACCCAAATAAAAAATCTACATCGATCTTCTTTATCTCATCGATAATCCTGTCATAATCTCGTTTGATCTTCATTTTTCTTCCTTTTTAATTCTTAACAAACTTGCCAAATCTTTGAGATTTGGCAAGTTTATAATTAATTAATCGCTTTCCTATAGATATCTATCACCTTCTGCAAAGTCTTATTCCACGAATAATCTTCAGCATATTTTTCTGCATATTTTCCTTTGGTCAATTTAGTGTTATTTTTCAGCTCTTCGATGATAGCCTTTGCTAATGCTTGATGATCCTCCATTTCCACGAGCTGCCCGACTTTATCATTGATGAAATCCGGTAAACCTCCGGCATTTGTTGCTACCACCGGAGTTCCGCAGGCAAGTGCTTCGATCGCAACCAGTCCGAAGGGTTCGATACGGGAAGGAACTACGGAAACATCAGCTGCATTATAAAGGGAGGCTACATCGACCTGGTTTTGATGACCGAGAAAATAGACATTATCGAGTTTCAATTCTGATTTAAGATTTTCCATTTCCTGTCGCAGTTGTCCGTCTCCGGCAAGACAGAACATTACTTCCGGGATCCTATCCGAAATAATACGAGCAGCTTTAATGAGAACATCGATCCCTTTGAAATCAGTGAATTTACCAACAAAACTAACGAGCTTTCCGGGAACAGTATTTATCCCAAATTGCTGGAAAAGTGCTTTTTTATCTATTTCTTTTACTTTGAAGATATTCTCGTCAAAACCATTGGGATTAAGTTGTAATTTTTCTTCCGGGAGTTTATACAATTCCAGAGTTTTGTTGTGAACCTGTCGTGAAATGGTTATGATTTTTTTTGCATTATCAGCAGCTTCGATTGCATATTTGTGATACCTTTCATCTTTTTCAAAACCCATCAGATCTGTGCCGTGAACCGTGATCACATACGGAATTCCGGATTTCAGAGCAGCATAAGGAGTGATCCATAAATGTTGAGCGTGAATGACATCGGGTTTGAAATCTTCTACAACTTCTTTAGTAGTTCTGATAAATGTTTGGATATAATCCTGCATCTGTTCGTCTGATAGGTCATAATAAGTTAAAGTGCTGCGGGGATGCGTCGTGAAGCAGGGAAAATTGAATTTCAGGTCGGGATCATCATTTTTTGTTTGGTCGCACATAATTGTTTTTCTCTGGAAGGGATAATCATTTGTATCGAGTTGATTATCGATGTCGATGACCAGCACTTCGTGCTTTTTTTTAACCAGTTCCTGAGCTATGTTCATCGTATATATCCCGCTGCCGGAACCCTGCAGAGGGAAATGATTTATTAATAATATTTTCATGGTTTGACTCCTTTTTTTGTAGCCGCAAAGAACACGAAGTGACACAAAGATAATTAAGCAAGACTTGACTCGCAATGACCGAAGGGAATGTGAGTCGAGAATTGCGAATGTTTTTAGATCGCTTGTTCTCGTCTCGCACCTCGTTACGAGTCAAGTTCACCTAATATAATAAAAATAAATTCGTGCTTCTTTGCGAACTTCGTGGCTAATTTCTTTTTAAAAAATATCGGAAACATCGGAAGTTTGTTCATGAGAATCGGAGAATTTCTTTGTTGTCTGGATCAATCTCTGGCTTAATTTTTTGGAGATGATCCAGAGGATTTTAGAGGAAAGTTCGGAATTTTCTTTAATGATATTCATCAATTCTTCTTTTTTGATCATCATCAAATCGACCGAAGTTACAGCTTTAATGGAAACCGTGTGTGGTTCTGAAAGAAAAAGGGATGTTTCATTAAAATGCTCTCCCTGTTTTATTTCCGTAACGAGAAGTTCTTCTCCGGTCATGGAATTCTTCTTGAAAACATGCAGCACTCCATTCAATACTATGAAAATGCAGCTTTTTTCCTCTCCCACTTTGAATACAAATTCATTTTTCCCTAAGTTGATTATTTCAGAAATAAAGAATAGTCTTCTTAATTCTTTCCTGGTAAATTGCTTGAAAAGATCGATGTCTTCCAGTTTGATCTCTTTTTTGATATGAGTTTGTTCCAATAATTTTTTCTTCTGGAAACTATATTTATCAAAAGTTATGATCTGTCCCTCGAGAATGATATCCTTGAGCACGCTTCCGAAACTTTTCGTGTGTTCCAATAATTTCCGCCATTTTTTCTGAAATTCCAGGTAAGTGGAGTATGTATTGTAATGCGGAATCGCATCATAACGGGCGAGATAAATATTGTTGATCGTTTCTTTGCAGGCTTGAACATCTCCATCTGCAAGGTAATTCAAAGCGAGAATAATGTTTGTTTTGAAGATCTTATCACCGAGATCAGGTTTCATAAATTGCCCCGGATAAGGATCGAAATCTTCCGGTTTGATCTCGTGCAGATTTGTATTTGGAGACTGGTTATCAAATTTTGATTTATTATATAGGAAACGGAAAATATCTTCCCTGAATCTTTTCCAGACCGGATGTTTTTTGGGAGGTGGAAGATGTTTGATCGCTAATTCATTATCGAGAAAAAAATTAAATCCGAAGATACGGGAATTAATGACATAATCAGTATCTTCTCCCCGAGTAACTTTGGGATCAAAAGGAACGATCCTCATCAAATTGCGATGAATGACCATTGCACCCCCAAAAGCAAAAGGTGTTTTCTTCAAACGAGGTTCTTTTCCGATAATATTATCAAAGGCTTCTCTTTTTCCGCCGAAGCGATCCCAATATGTCATCCAGGGTACAATGTTGACTTTATCATAATATTCGTTGTCTTCATTCAAATAATATCCGGCAACTCCATCGATCGTATTTCCATAAAACCTTTTCCCGATAAATTCTTTGGCTTTGGTTATAAAAGCAGGATCCTCAAAGACTTCATCATCATCTATAAGAACAGCAATTTCAGCATCCAGTATATAAGGAATGAAAAGGCAGAGATTTCTAATATTAGAATAACCTCGTAATGCTAAAACATCAGGAAGATCCAAATCTCGATAAAGTTCTTTTTTCAAAGCTCGCAGGTTCTTTTCAGTAAATAAGATCGTATTAACCGGAATTTCAGTTTCCTTGAGCATTTTTTTTAGTTTTTTCTCCATTGCATCTACATATTCATTGTTGGTGACTGTTGCGAGAATGATCAAAGTAAAATTCTTATCATCGAGAATTTGCAGTGATCTTAAAGCTCTTATCAAAGTTCCGTCTTCATTGAGCGGAGTTGCATGATCGTAAACAGCATCTCCTTCTTTCCATTCTCCGTCAGGACCAGACCAGTAAGTTGGAATAACCATATAAGTTCTCATTTTTTTTCTCCTATTTTAGCATCGAACCAGACTTTGCTCCGCTGCGCCTTGGCAGGCAATACAAACAAAACGAACACATTAATTAAATGTTCAAAGAAAACTAATAACAATCTTATTTCAATAATCTTTTCATTTTATCCCAGGTTTCCATCAACCTGTTGAAATATTCGATATCCTGATCGAGTTTCGTATAAGCCATTTCAAAAGCTCTTGGTAATTTGAGAAATCTTTTATCCATAAAATATTCGGCAGCAGCTTTACTTCCGATCTTTAATGCTTCCAGTCGTTGTTTTGTCTCTACTTTTTCCAAATCCCTGATATACTCTGAATGGAGCCAGTTATAAAAAGGATTACGGATGATCCATCCCATACAGGCATAATAAAATCTATCGATATTTTTTTGAATGGTTATCTTCGGTTTGTGTGGAAAATCTCCAAAACAGTTATGGAAGATCAGCAGATCGATATCCAGGCAGAGACCGTTGCTTTTATTGATCAAAGGACCGAAAAGCGTGTCTTCTCCCCTGCCTTTGATACATTCGTCATCGATCACGAGAGTTGTGGAAAAGAAAGGAGGTAACATCTCGATCTTGTTTAGATCGATCGCCAGATTACCACCCAGAATTTTATTTGTCGGACGGATATTCTTTAGATATTGTTCCTGAACTACCGGTGAATCAACTGTCTTGATATATTCATAACTATTTTCTTTCTGCACTCCCACCAGCAGTTTTTCCAAGTCAGGAAAATCCATTCTCGGAATGATGTAATATCCTGTATAATCGCTGGTCGTAACGACTACATCTTCGCTTTGCTTTAGATATTTCAGATGTGAACCGACAAAATCAATGTCTTCAAAAAAATATTCATTCTTTTCGTTTCGATTCAATATTTTTGGAAAAATATCCGTATCGAAAAAATAGAGGTAGCGGATATCAGAGAATATTGCGGTTAAAAGATTATAATTCCGAGAAGTTCCGTAAGCGACCATTCCGTATTTTTCCAGGAAAGGAGTAGCTAATAGAATTTCTGTTTCCTCATTGGAAAGTCCTAACTTTTTCAGCGAGTTTATTAGGAAAGGACAATTTCCTCTTTGAATAAGAATTACTTCACAATATTTTTCCAAATGTTTTATTATTCCGGGATCAACATATATCTGGTAACCAATAATCAATTTATCTATATAATGACCATATTTCAGAGCATTATCGAGAAAGTCTGTCAAGGGAGATAGTGTTTTTAATTCTCTGGTAATAATTCCAAAAGCTATCTTTTTTTCAGCCATAGTATCCTCTCTAATTTATGATTTAATTTTTGCAATCTATTGGTTTTTTGTCAAATTAAAAGGAATTTTTTTTCTGGAAATTTTTACGCAAAGTCACGAAGACACAAGGAGATGATAAAATAAATGCACGAAATTACTCATTCCTAAACTCCTGCGCGGAAATGCTCTTTACTTATGCTCTGCGTTTAATCAGTGATTTGTTAGACACGGGATCATGGAAAAGAGAATATCAATATAAAATTGCTTCTCGGAATAAGTTCCGAATTATTAAACTTACCAAATTTTTGAAATTTGGCAAGTTTTTCTATAAAAGGTTTGACTTCAAAACCGGATAAAAACAAATCTCCTAAAAAATTGGAGAAAAATGAAACAGTCGGGACTCGATCTAACTCAAGGAAATTTGCTCAAGAATCTTCTTAAATTATCTTTACCGATCATGTTTTCCAATTTCCTGCAGACTTTTTATAACCTGACAGATACATTCTGGCTGGGAAAACTGGGAGAAAATGCCAAAGGTGCTGTTTCCGTTGCCGGACTTGCTTTTCCTCTCATTTTTTTTCTTTCCTCTTTCGGTTTTGGATTCGTCATCGCCGGAACTTCTCTCATTTCTCAATATAAAGGTGCAAATCAAATAGAAAAAACAAGGCAGGTTGTAGGACAATTCATTATTCTCGTGGTCTTGTTTTGCATCATCTTTATTTCCGGAAGCTTGATCTTTCTGGATGAGATACTTTATTTGCTAAGAACACCTGCAGAGATATTTTCAATCGCAATTGAATATATTTCCGTAATCCTAATCGGTGTTGTCTTCATGTTCATTTTTATGTCTTACCAGAGTTTTTCGCATGGTTTGGGAGACACGATCTCTCCCATGAAAATTCAGATATTTTCTGTTGGTTTGAATGTTATTCTCGATCCCATCCTGATTTTCGGAATAGGTTTCTTTCCCAAGTTAGAAACTTTCGGGGCAGCTTTGGCAACACTCATTGCGCGGATCCTCGCAGCTGGGATCGCAGTTTATTTTTATTTAAGAAAATGCCCACGATCGTTCCTGAAAAGAAAGATATCTATCCGCACCCAAAAATGCTGAAGAGGATCATCAAGATCAGTATTCCGGCTTCGGTTTCGCATTCTGTAACGAGTTTCGGATTTCTCATCCTGCAGGGATTTGTTAATACTTTCGGAACGGTCGTGATCTCCACCTTCTCGATTGGAAACCGCATCATCAATTTCTTTATGCTGCCGGCAATGGGAATCAGCAGTGCTCTGGCAACGATCATCGGGCAGAATCTGGGAGCTAAAAAGGTTCATCGAGCTGTTCAAAGCGTGAAAGTAAGTTTTGCACTTGTATTAACGATCATGACAACCGGTACTATTCTGGTATTTCTATTCGGTTCTTCGCTGATCAGGTTTTATATTAATGATCCGGAGGTGATCGAGATCGGCAGGAGAATGATGCGGATAACTTCTTTTGCTGCGGCTGTATTTGCAGTACTGTTCGTGTTTATAGGTGTGTTCAATGGTTCGGGACATACCCGACCGGCAATGCTCTTCAATATTTCACGACTCTGGTTTTTCAGGATCCCGCTGGTTTATATTTTATCAGGTTATATCCTGAAACTCTCGCTCTTTGATTCGGATTTCTTCCGCAAGATATTTTATCCTTTATCCATTCCGCTTGCTGCTTATCCTTATGATGCACTCTGGTGGTCCATGCTGATCAGTAATATTTTAGCCGGTCTGTGGGCTTTTACTGTTTACCGGAAAGGGAAGTGGAAGAAGGGAATGATATGAAGAATTTTCATTTGACAGGAAAATACTTTCAGATATTTGGGAAAATGAATAATAAATGGATATGAGTAATGGCAAAAAAGATAAAATATCTCATTAAAGAATTAATTAAAGCAGGTTTTATCAATAAAGGTGGGAAGGGAAATCATCTGAATTTTGTTCATCCCAAAGTATCAAAACCTCACCATATCCGGGAAAAAAAGCGATGATGCAATACATTATCAAGAAAAAGCTATGCGTTTAGCTTTGGAGGAAGTTGCAAAATGAAATTTGCTGATAAATATGTTAAACTTATCGAATGGTCTGATAAGGATCAATGTTATATCGGTAGTTGTCCTGAATTGTTTTATGGCGGATGTCATGGAAATAATCCACGAGAAGTATTCAACGAGTTATGCGAGATCGTTGGTGAAATGATAGAAATCTATCAACAGGAAGGAAAACAATTACCTTTACCCCTATCCGGAAAAGAATATGTGAATGTATTGCAGAAGATAGCTTGAGATTGTTTTTTATAAATTACGATTATATACAGAATGTTTACATCCAGTATATTAAGGACGAGTTTCGGGGCGTTTATGGTTTTTTGGAAAGGAAAATGGAAAAAAGGGATGAACTGAGGAATATCCTATTTAACCAACAACATCTTACCGGTTTTGAAATAATTGCGAGTTTGTAATTTAACGAAATAAATTCCGGAAGCATAGTTTATTGCATTCCAAAGATATTCGTGAGTTCCTGCCTGAAAATTGTTTGATAATAATCTCTGACCCTTTATATTATAAATAGATAAAACTGCAGTTTCTGTTTCCTTAATATTGAACTTGATCGTAGTTTGTTGGCTAAAAGGATTAGGATAGATGTTTTTGATTATCGAGCCAGATGTTGTTTCTTCAATCTCATGGTCATCCGTTCCAACAATAATGTCTGCCAGGTAGGGATAGCCGTCATTTATTTCTGTATTGATAGCCCAGATATCTTCAATGCCTGTATCATCATAAGGATCATCCACAAAATCCCAGGGAGTGTCCAGACCGATAGTGGAAAGGTCTGTGTAGGTTGCAACATTTGTCATTTCGGCGGTTGTTTTTCCGGTTCCTCCGTCGCTTGTAGTTTGACCTGATGTTTCCATATCCCAGAAAGAATTCAAAGCAGAACCAAGACTGATAAGACCTCCAACTTGATACTCTCCATCCATATATCCAGTACTATAGCAATTTGTTATTTCACCAAAACTTTTTCCTACTAAACCACCGATAAA
Encoded proteins:
- a CDS encoding type II toxin-antitoxin system HicB family antitoxin, which encodes MKFADKYVKLIEWSDKDQCYIGSCPELFYGGCHGNNPREVFNELCEIVGEMIEIYQQEGKQLPLPLSGKEYVNVLQKIA
- a CDS encoding Crp/Fnr family transcriptional regulator — encoded protein: MRTYMVIPTYWSGPDGEWKEGDAVYDHATPLNEDGTLIRALRSLQILDDKNFTLIILATVTNNEYVDAMEKKLKKMLKETEIPVNTILFTEKNLRALKKELYRDLDLPDVLALRGYSNIRNLCLFIPYILDAEIAVLIDDDEVFEDPAFITKAKEFIGKRFYGNTIDGVAGYYLNEDNEYYDKVNIVPWMTYWDRFGGKREAFDNIIGKEPRLKKTPFAFGGAMVIHRNLMRIVPFDPKVTRGEDTDYVINSRIFGFNFFLDNELAIKHLPPPKKHPVWKRFREDIFRFLYNKSKFDNQSPNTNLHEIKPEDFDPYPGQFMKPDLGDKIFKTNIILALNYLADGDVQACKETINNIYLARYDAIPHYNTYSTYLEFQKKWRKLLEHTKSFGSVLKDIILEGQIITFDKYSFQKKKLLEQTHIKKEIKLEDIDLFKQFTRKELRRLFFISEIINLGKNEFVFKVGEEKSCIFIVLNGVLHVFKKNSMTGEELLVTEIKQGEHFNETSLFLSEPHTVSIKAVTSVDLMMIKKEELMNIIKENSELSSKILWIISKKLSQRLIQTTKKFSDSHEQTSDVSDIF
- a CDS encoding GIY-YIG nuclease family protein — encoded protein: MKFFYVYILQSINFPDRHYTGFTEDLLSRLEKHNSGQCPHTSKFKPWKINTAISFDSKEKAMDFEKYLKSHSGRAFAKKHF
- a CDS encoding glycosyltransferase family 1 protein — protein: MKILLINHFPLQGSGSGIYTMNIAQELVKKKHEVLVIDIDNQLDTNDYPFQRKTIMCDQTKNDDPDLKFNFPCFTTHPRSTLTYYDLSDEQMQDYIQTFIRTTKEVVEDFKPDVIHAQHLWITPYAALKSGIPYVITVHGTDLMGFEKDERYHKYAIEAADNAKKIITISRQVHNKTLELYKLPEEKLQLNPNGFDENIFKVKEIDKKALFQQFGINTVPGKLVSFVGKFTDFKGIDVLIKAARIISDRIPEVMFCLAGDGQLRQEMENLKSELKLDNVYFLGHQNQVDVASLYNAADVSVVPSRIEPFGLVAIEALACGTPVVATNAGGLPDFINDKVGQLVEMEDHQALAKAIIEELKNNTKLTKGKYAEKYAEDYSWNKTLQKVIDIYRKAIN
- a CDS encoding deoxyribonuclease IV; translation: MKCIGAHVSIAGGVENAPLNAEKIGAKAFALFIKNQKQWKAKPFTDKNIDEFKENCKKFGYKPENILPHDGYLINLGHPEREKLEKSRTAFLDEMQRCEQLGLKYLNFHPGSHLRQISEQESLDLIAESINISIAKTSFVIPVIENTAGQGSNIGYKFDHLAYIISRIENKDRIGVCIDTCHLFVSGYDFRTRKTYEDTFEEFDKIVGFNYLKGMHLNDSKKELGTRVDRHESIGKGFIGIETFRFIMNDDRFEEIPLILETPNSDIWADEIKILYGLKG